The nucleotide sequence cacctatacacacatacccccacatataagtatgcacctacacacacacacacaaatatgcaccacacacacacatacccacacacacatacccacacacacacacacacacacaaatatgcacctatacacacatacccccacatataagcatgcacctacacacacacacacacaaatatgcaccatacacacacatacccacacacacatacccacacacacaaatatgcacctatacacacatacccccacataaaagtatgcacctacacacacacacaaatatgcaccatacacacacacatacccacacacacaaatatgcacctatacacacatacccccacatataagtatgcacctacacacacacacacacacaaatatgcaccacacacacacatacccacacacacatacccacacacacacacacacacaaatatgcacctatacacacatacccccacatataagtatgcacctacacacacacacacaaatatgcaccatacacacacacatacccacacacacatacccacacacacaaatatgcacctatacacacatacccccacatataagtatgcacctacacacacacacacacacacaaatatgcaccatacacacacacatacccacacacacaaatatgcacctatacacacatacccccacatataagtatgcacctacacacacacatacccctccCACACAAATATGCACCTATACACATGTACCCCCACATATAAGTatgcacctacatacacacacacacagaaatacgcacccactcacacacacatgtatccacccatgcatgcatacacagaatggaaaaataaaagtgctGAATGGCAAGGGAATGTTTATCTAGAATCCACCAATTAGGGGCTTGAGTTTTGGCTTAGGGGTCCATCTAGCTTAGCTAGATCGTGCAAAGCCTAGcttgtgcaaagccctgggttcaggctgagacaggattttatgCTGGAGGCAACCCTGGACTACACAGGACGGTGTCTCCTTCCTTTGACCATGCAAAAACGTCCTAAACGTGAggcttttcctttctcccatgGCCTCTCTTAACTCATCACAATAggcatgcaggaaaaacatctGTGCACCTAAAgttaaaagtcaaaaaaaaaaaaaaataagccagagctacatagtgagatcctgtctcaaaaaacacagaaaaacaaaacaaaataaaagagcaagCAAGCGAACCAATTGCCACTGTGGTGGAAGTCTGCCAAAACCTGTTTGGTAGCGCTCTTCTGCCATCTCGTGGCTGAAACAAGTCAGCTGCTCTTCAACCTGAACCTCTCCATGTATTGATTCTCTGATTTACTTTCTTAGCCTCACCCCACCCACACCTCTTTTGTCCCCAGACAGGGCCTTACCACACTGTTCTGGCCTGTCTGGAACctgtgatcctcttgtctcaacCTTCTGACCACTGCAGATAGTGGCAGGTCCCACCAAACCATGCTTACAATTGCCGGTTTTAAATCAATGCATCCCACGGCACTTTAAGCTACCTCATAAGTGCATACCCATAAACCTTTTGGGAGGCTGAGCatcttgagttccaggatagctaaggctatatagtgagaccctgcctcaaacaaaacccATGAATATTCCTGACTGAATGAAAGGGACCAGATGAGTAACAGAAAAAACATCTTTGGTCCCGCCTCCAGTTCCTAAAATTCTTTGAACCATCAGAGTGATTGACAGTGTTCTTTATTTGCTAATGGGATGTCGGAGGTCcccaggtagatagatagatggggcTGGTCACCAGAAAGATCAAGGcatgaaaaaaaaaggttggaCATCCATCCTTCCCAATATCCTTGGGCTTCTAGGGATGGGGATGATGGAATCACTTATGGTTGAtgattaaaaatttattatttaattaaatagcCCTTTGGTGGGCTCCAGGATTGTGACCATGTTAAAGCATCATGAAGATGGCAAATGGTTGAGCagcggtggtacacacctttaatcccagcactaggagggtaAAGGCAGGGGACTACagactgagctccaggacaggctccaaagctacacagagaaaccctatcctgaaatgaaaacccccccaaaaaactattttaaacacacaaacaaacaaaaaactaaaaaaatattctgtctacatAAATTGATGAGCACCAAGTACAGGCTGGTGCCTGCAGAGCCAGAAGGGGGTGTTGGgttcctgtaactggagttatggatggttgtgagccacaatgctgggaaccaaactcaggttttctgcaagagcaatggaCGCTCTTAATGACTGGCCATCGCTTCAGTGCCCACTAccttttggagatagggtttcacttCACAGCCTCGGCTGGCCTGGACCAAtttcctctgccttcagagtgctgggattaaaggcatgtgccaccacatctggctaaaTCTCTAAAATCTTAGCTCCCAGTTGTAGGAAATGCCAGAGAGAGATGCATGTTAAATTACAACATGGAGGCCTTCTACAAGGTAAGTGacactttcttaaaaacaaaacaaacaatcagctgaacagcggtggtgcacacctttaatcccagcatttggcaggcaaatctctgtgagttggaggacagcctggtctacagaatgagttccaggacagccagggctacacagagaaaccctgtctcagaaaaaaaaaaacaaaaaaacaccccccccaaaacactaaacaaacaaacaaacaacaaaaccccaaaaaacaaaacaacaaaaccaaacaaacaaaaaaccaaaccccaagTTAGCTGGCATGGcagtgcaagcctgtaatcccagaatttgggaggtgcagagagaaggatcaggagttcaaagtcatcttcagctacataattTTGATACCAGCCAAGgttaaatgagaccctgtctcaaaaaacaaaataaaaaacaaggaaataaaaaggagagacAAAATTGCAAAATTCACTAATCAGTGGGAGCAATGTCAAGGTTTATGCCACACCAACCAAAAGGCACAGTCACCAGTCAGCACACCAAATCAATAATCTAATCAGGATCACGGGCTATTTGGGGTTCTCAGAAAGTGAACATATTTTGGTAGGCAATAAGAGACTTTTCTATGTTTATATGAAGCTATTTTACCACAGGTTTGCTGACGCTTAGTAACCAGCGAGCGAGGCGAAGTGAATTCCCATACTCACTGGGTCTGTCTGCTGGCACTGAGTTTTCTGATCCCTTTAACAGAAGACATGAATGAACTTTTTCTGACATTAGTTACACTGGGGGCGATACACCTCTGGCCAGATGTAAACTTTGCGAAAAGACTTGTCTCTGCAACTGATGTTTAGAACTTTAGGGTAGCCAGTCCTTTTCTGTCCTGCAAGCCTGCTCCCAGGTgatacagagacttcttattaattatgaaagatcggcctttagtttaggcttgttcctaaatAGCTCTTATAAGTTAAACTAACCCATGTATATTAATCTACGTTCTATcacatggcattacctctcttccattttGCACCTTCTGCgtcctctctgtctcctggtgtctcctgtgtgtctagcttcctcctcttctccctttctctccccggAAATCCCACCAGTACCCCCTGtgtagctattggtcattcagctttttattgcaACAATCACAGCGATACATCCTCGCAGAGTGCACAAATATCCCAGAACCCTCTAGTCAGTGTGAACTTGTTGGTAGTGGTTGATGAGCTGTGAGCCATGGATAAAGGCCTGCCCACATTCTCTACATTCATAAGGTTTGATACCAGGGTGAACTCGCTGATGTTCGGTCAGCTGTGAGCTGCGAATGAAAGCCATACCACACTCCCTGCATATGTAGGGTTTCTCATAGGTGTGGATCCTCTGGTGGTGAGTCAGCTGGGAAACACGaatgaaggctttcccacactcctTACATTCATAAGGCTTGTCCCCTGTGTGAATTCTCTGGTGTTGAATGAGGTATGAACCCCGACTAAAGGCCTTTCCGCAGTCCTTACATTCAAAGGGTCTGTCAACAGTATGAACCGTCTGATGTCGCTTGAGCTGTGCGTGCTgtctgaaggctttcccacattccttacattcataaggtttttcCCCAGAATGAATTCTTTGATGGCGAGTGACTTCTGAGCTATAGATAAAACCCTTCCCACAGTCCTTACATTTGTAGGGCTTCTCCCCGGTGTGGATCCGCTGGTGCACGGTGAGCTGCGAGTGCTGTCTGAAGGTCTTTCCACAGTCTCTACACTGATAGGGCCTAGCCCCTGTGTGAGTTCTCCAGTGCACAGTCAGCTGGGAACTACGAAAAAAAGCCTTCCCGCAGTCTTTACAAACATAGGGTTTCTCACCCGTATGGATTCTCTGATGCTCAACGAGGTGTGAGGCTCGCCCAAAAGCTTTCCCGCACTCCTTACACTCAAAAGGCTTTTCAGCAGCAGGAGTCTTCTGGTGCTGCATACCGGGTGGGGCCTGGCTAAAGGCTTTCCTGCAGTCACTGCGTTCGAGCGGTTTCTCCTGAGTCCTGTGGCTCTGATGTAACAGGGCGGCGGATGTGTGTGGCTTGAAAGCAGGCATGCTTCCATAGGGGATTTCCACTGGCTTGAGATGGCACTCCTGACTCCATGGCTGTCTCTCAAACTGGTCTCTGCATGCCCAGTCCTCTGTGCCACGGGAGTCCTCAAGGCCACAGCTCTGAAAGCTCTTCACTTCCTCCCTTTTAAAGGACTCTATTTCCAAAAGTCCTTGCTGTGGAACTCCATCAGCCCTTGATGCCACGCCTGGAAACCAGAGAAAAGGTACGGAAAGCAGCGGATTTATGGAGGAGCAGGGCAGCTTCTGCCTACATCACCTCAGACCAGGCTGCAGGGGCAGGGCAGGAACCCGTCTGCTAGAGGGCAAGCAGCCGGAGCTCCGCCTGAGGAAAACCAAAGTGCGGAAGGCAGACAGAATCTgcaactcacagagagagagtgctagcgcgccttcagtcccagcactcgggaggcagaggcaggcggatctctgtgagttcgaggtcagcctggtctacagagctagttccaggacagccagggctacacagagacaccctgtcttggagaaaaaaaaagaagaagggggtggcttactggttaagagcactggctggctgcctttccaaaggacatgggttcaattcccagaactctgtaactccagttccaagggatcagatGCTCTTTTATGGCCTCCTTTGGGAATCAGGCATGCATATGCttcagacatatatgtaggcaaaacacccatatacataaaataaaaataagccgggcggtggtggtgcacacctttaatcctaacactcgggaggcagaggcaagtgaatccctgtgagtttgaggccagcctggtctacaagagctagttccaggacagctaggactgttaacacagggaaaccctgtcttgaaaaaccaaaaaacaacccaaaagccaaaaataaaaacaagaaaatacatgTACATTAAATATTTTCCCCAATTATAACTGCCTGATTTATCagccacagaaggcagaggcagtggaggaaATACTATCTAATACAGAATGTCCTTACATTTGTACTTGATGTGCACACCCAGGCCATCGCCGACAGTTCTGCTCTTCTTCCTAACTCAGGCCTTTATTCCACAGCAAGCTTTCAGGGCTTCCCGACAATCACCCCGGCTACAGCTCTCAGTCATGGTACCGTGAGTCCCATGACCTCTCCAGCCAGGTCAGGTCTTACTCACCTGGCTGCCAAGGTCTTGTCATATAATCTGTAACCATCCATGGCTCTTTCCCCTGCTCCAATAAGAGGATGACCTCAGGCTTAGAAAAGACAAGTCCTGTTGATGGGAAGAGAAATGAGACATGATCAGACTGTTTAAACTTCAActctggggtctggagagatggttcagtgctaagtgtactggttgttcttccagaggaccaggttcaattcaattcccagaacccttatggcagttcacagctgtctgtaactccagttccaaaggacacagacatacatgcaggcaaaacaccaaacaccaatgtacatgaaatcaataacaacaacaataacaaatgaaCATTAAATTTCCAActctggccaggcatggtggtgcatgtctttaatcccagcacctaggaggcagaggcaggcagatctctgtgaattcaaggccagcctgcctacagagtgaattccaggacagtcagggctacacagagaacccctgtcttaaaaaaacaaaacaaaaccaaaccggAAGGAAGGGAAGGTTCCTGTTTCCTAGCACTGAGGTAAACTGCCTGCAGCCCCGGTCACCTGATGTTCATCTGACCCTCATCCCTCCCTTTCACTGTGCTTTCTAGCAATGTGTAGCTGCCAACTCTCTCACCACGAAGGGGGGGGGATACCTTATCTCCCCTATACAAGAGACTTCAAGAGGCCAGCAGGGGCTGCCCTCTCAAACCCCAACTGAAGGTGAGACAGCCAGCTGCCAGTCCAAGTACACCCCAAAGTACAGCTTATTTTAACTGGAAAATCATGGTTTTGGTCTTTTTCCTTGCTTTAACACAGAGGACCTAGAATTCCTGACCTTCTTCCCTccgcctccaagtgctgggattatggtgtGGACCCAAAGaatagagacaaaaaaaaaaaaaaaaaaaaagaagactgttCAAAGGACAGGGAGAAGGAGGCGCCCAGTGGAATGGCTCAGTTGCAGCTTCACAAAGCCCAAAACAATTCTTAGGAAAAATGGGGAAAAGACATTGAGTGAGACATTTGAAAGTGGGATGAGAAAGTCAAAAAGGGATgggctgagcctggagctcagtggCAGAAAGCCTCGAATATGTAAAGCACTGGGTTCAAGTCCTAGAATTCAAAAAACAAGTAAATCCCTAGAAATTTCAGACCATTGGTTTTGAATTGGGATTAAAATCCATtaaccctccccctcccctccactaTGCCAAGTCAGCTCTGTGCCTCAGGGTTGCCTGTCCCTGGCTTTCCCATTATGCTTGGCAGGCCACAGGTCAAGGACGGTGAAGGTGGGGGATTTCCTAGCGCTCCCTCCCCTCTGACCTGGGAAATACATGGAGTGCTCACTGCTGCTGGCTGcatctttctgtccccttcctTTACACCTCAGGCCAGAGGCGCACATGGCAACTCCCACTGTCTCCTTTGGGGTGTCCCCTTTCCTGTGTGGCCTTACCTAGTGAGCGCAGGTGACTGAAGCTCTCCAGAGTCACGTCTCTGTATAGGTCCTTCTGGGCAGGGTCCATACACTTCCATTCTTCCTCCGAGAGCTCCACGGCCACATCCCTGAAGGTCACCGTTTCCTGAGACGATAGATAGACTTACATATAACTAGTgaattagagatttttttttcttctttttgtcaattttgagacagggtttactctgtgtagctccagctgtcctggaactcattctgtagaccaggctggcctcgaactcacagagatttgcctgcctctgcctcccaagtgctgggactgaaggtgtgggccaccacaagCTTATGATAGACATAAGTTTTTGTATATAATTTCTGACAGCATGACATCatgagtatgggtgttttgtctgcatgtatgtctgtgcgtcacctgtgtgcctggtgcctgtgcaAGTCAGAACAGGGcttctgatcccctggaactgtagttagagggctgtgagccaccatgtgggggctgggaaatgaatccagatcctctggaagagcagcagtgctcttaagcacagagccatctctcccccaTGAAATACTTTTCTTAAAAGGGAGTGACATGAAACAGCGTAGGAAAGGAAACCGCTGGAGTCACTGGAGAGGGTCACCTAATTCTCAGTCCCACTGATATTAAAAGAAAGTAAGCTACTGTCTTCTTCATGAGAATGTATTTCCATCCCTTTGGCACCCTGTGAGAGCTTTGTAAACAGTGCCAAGAAGAGAAGAGGTAAGGAAGTAGGGAGGCGGGGCCCATCACTTGCTCCCTGAGAGCAGGTTACAGAGGTATTTTGGCATAAGGCACGGAGATGCTCCTATGTTCTCAAGGGTTAGGAGAAATTAccgggctggtgagatgactcggCAGCAAAGGGCACCTGCTGCCAGATctggtgatctgagttcaatccctgggaacaTGGTGAAGGGAGATAActgactccttcaagttgtcctcagacctccgaGTTCACAGACACCGCCACACCAACAAAGTAACTAAGTAACTAAATATAAACAAAGTAACTAACTAATGCAAATAAAGCCTGGGTGTGGTGgggctcgcctttaatcccaccactcaggaggcagaggcagacagatctctgtgagttcgaggccagcctggtctaatagtgagttctaggctagccaggactatacagtaAGACTGgatcacaaataaacaaacaaataaataaaacgtaaaacaaaaatatttgagagGAAATTTCAACCTACCTGAAGGGCCATAGCATTCAGAACTACCTGGCCTACTCTGATTTCTCTTTTTGGATAAGTGAAGAGTCCTAAAAAGGGAAAATGGAGAGAAGAATAAAGCCCGGATGAGCTAACAGACAAGCTCAGTCCCGGAACTCAGCAGTCTGAGGACTGGGTCACAGCAAGAATCTGCAGGCACACActtgaaggcataaatcacaaacaatcccacaccagtttggaattatgattattagagaggttatttattttaaggggttaaaacttacagatcactgtcccagacaacagccctctgtgcaatcaggaatgGAGCCTACTTGCAGGAAgcggagccagaagccagagcacaagcagagggaagtggccgcttttttaaagggagagagaccacgccccagtgggctggtatctcagcagctattggctgaaggagtggaaggagctcccgcaacacacACCCATCTCCCCCatggaaaagtaaaagagaaCCAGAAATAAGGGTGGAAATGGGTTCAGACAGGGTGAAGGAAAGGCCAGTGTGTTTTATACCTGTGGGAATGATCAAGCAGAGAAAAATTAGTAACAGAGGCAATGCTGGGGCGGCATTACAGAGGGTCACAGATGgctaccccccccaaaaaaaagaacacacagcaTTCCCAACTACAGTGGTCAGAGACCCTCACTTGGTCCCAGCTTCAGAGTTCCAGGCCTCCAGGGTCAGGAAGGTTGATCCTGGCCTTTATACTGGCTAGtttttaagtcaacttgacataggctagagtcatctgagaggagggaacctcaagcaaaagcctccataagattgggttTCAGGCAAGCctttagggtattttcttaattaagtgaTTGATGAGGGCAGGCCCAGCCAATtttgctatccctgggctggtggtcctgattcTATGAGAAAACAGGTTCAGCAAGCCCACGAGAGAGTCCTGTTTGGTGGGgttttctgtcccgcccggttccccacagccagcaagtcccaaagaaaatcacacagagatttctataagttataaagctgattggcccattagctctagcctctcactggctaactctcacatcttgattaacccatttttctgatctatgttagccatgtggctcagtacattttctcagtagggcagctcacatcctgctgcttcagtggtctaggcaagagtgggaggaatcaactttcttcttcccagaattctcctgttctcattacatcatttctacttcctgtctagttttcccgcctatatttcctgcctggccaatcagcgtttatttaaaacgtgatttacagaatacagacaattctcccgcaccacacgaggagcaagtcagtaagcagcatccccccccccccccccccaatgacttctgcatcagctccggcctccaggttcctgtcctgacttccttagatGAAGAACTGTGGCATGGAAATGTAAGCACAACAAACCCTTCCCCTCACAAGCTGCTCttagccatggtgtttcatcacagcataaAAACCCGAAGATAGAAATGGGAGGCAGGATCACGGAGCATTGTTGTAACACACCTAACTATGCTGGCTTTTGGAGGATTGTAGAAGGACTCTGGGCTGGAAAAGCTGTTAAGTGTTCAGAGCTCAATGGGTCATTCTTTGGGAGCTTAGGAAACCAGAATGCTGAGACACACGCAGATGACAAAGGCCTGGCTTGGGAAACATAAAGACACTATCTTGAACTAAGAATCTGTACGGTCTGGTCGGCTGGGACTGGAGAATCAGCCGTGACCAACAAGAGAACAAGAGATGAGAATCACTGAAGTGAAACCTTTGTTGTGCTGGGACAACTGACGTGGTCGGCAGCACTGAGATGAAACCTTCagggaagtgtttcctcagggtgagcacacagaagctgtgttccagaggcgCCCAAGGTTGAACCACAGGCTGGCATGTGTAAGAGTCTCCCCAGTGGTACTTGTTCTAAAGGTATGAAAAGGTCATGGAGAATGGCTGGGGTTTGGCACtgggagaggccaggagagaccATTAATGAAGACGCAGCCTCAGGAGCAGCTGgagcccagcactgaagaggtCACATAGATAGCTGAGAGGCGGAGCCAGGAAGAGGGCCCAGGAGAGGCTATTGATGAAACTGCAGGTCAGTTTGCAGCAGACTCCAGTGCCATGGGCCACAAACACACGGAGCCCCAAAAAttaattgtaaaaagaaaaaagaaatcggGATGTTGGTGAAAGATGAATAaggtttgggctggagagatggctcagtggttaagagcactgcctgctcttctaaaggtcctgagttcaattcccagcaaccacatggtggctcccaaccatctgtagtgagatttggtgccgccctcttctggcctgcaggcatacattcagacagaatactgagaatactgtatacataataaataaaaatctttaaaaaaaacttaaaaaaagatgaataagTTTTGAAAGTAGTTTGTACTAGTGTACCAATGTCACTCGCCCAGTTTTAAACACGGTAATGTgaaaagcatttgctgttcttgggaaggacctgggctcagttcctagTGCCCCTGCCAGGCAGCTGGCGtgcttttctggcctccttggcacCTGCATGTATCATGTGGTGTACACGCCACATCAACCTGacccaaactagagtcacctaggaaaaAGGGACCTTGGTACCAGGCAAATGGTGCAtttacacacatgtaggcaaacacttgTACATATAAAATCTAAAAGCTAAAAAAAGAGAACATATCATATggaattcttttgttgtttttgttggttttttgagacaggtttctcagtagctattgagtcagtcctggaactcactctgtacccaTGATAGTcacgaactcagagatccacctgcctctgcctgctgggattaaaggcatgtgccgccatcacccggcaaaaaaaaaaaagaacatatggAATTCTATCTTTGTAACATTTTCAAGTCTAAAACAATTTCAAAACTTTAGGAAAAACAATTTAACCCACATTAGGGAAGCAAAGAGGAGGATACGGGACCTTCAGCTTATTTTCAGGCTGCTCAGCTTGTGCTCTCAGGATCAATAGTGGGTGTCAGATCATTCTGGGGGTGGTGAGGGGATTCTGTTGAGAAAGCATGCTCACAGAAGCAAGAGTTTCGGGGAAAGGAGAACGGAACCTGATGCACTTTCAGCTTGACTTCTGGGTGTT is from Microtus pennsylvanicus isolate mMicPen1 chromosome 1, mMicPen1.hap1, whole genome shotgun sequence and encodes:
- the Znf565 gene encoding zinc finger protein 565 isoform X3, which encodes MALQETVTFRDVAVELSEEEWKCMDPAQKDLYRDVTLESFSHLRSLGLVFSKPEVILLLEQGKEPWMVTDYMTRPWQPGVASRADGVPQQGLLEIESFKREEVKSFQSCGLEDSRGTEDWACRDQFERQPWSQECHLKPVEIPYGSMPAFKPHTSAALLHQSHRTQEKPLERSDCRKAFSQAPPGMQHQKTPAAEKPFECKECGKAFGRASHLVEHQRIHTGEKPYVCKDCGKAFFRSSQLTVHWRTHTGARPYQCRDCGKTFRQHSQLTVHQRIHTGEKPYKCSSRQPGTFCSQGSGIYDERAHVCHGRTTL
- the Znf565 gene encoding zinc finger protein 565 isoform X1: MALQETVTFRDVAVELSEEEWKCMDPAQKDLYRDVTLESFSHLRSLGLVFSKPEVILLLEQGKEPWMVTDYMTRPWQPGVASRADGVPQQGLLEIESFKREEVKSFQSCGLEDSRGTEDWACRDQFERQPWSQECHLKPVEIPYGSMPAFKPHTSAALLHQSHRTQEKPLERSDCRKAFSQAPPGMQHQKTPAAEKPFECKECGKAFGRASHLVEHQRIHTGEKPYVCKDCGKAFFRSSQLTVHWRTHTGARPYQCRDCGKTFRQHSQLTVHQRIHTGEKPYKCKDCGKGFIYSSEVTRHQRIHSGEKPYECKECGKAFRQHAQLKRHQTVHTVDRPFECKDCGKAFSRGSYLIQHQRIHTGDKPYECKECGKAFIRVSQLTHHQRIHTYEKPYICRECGMAFIRSSQLTEHQRVHPGIKPYECRECGQAFIHGSQLINHYQQVHTD
- the Znf565 gene encoding zinc finger protein 565 isoform X2; the encoded protein is MDPAQKDLYRDVTLESFSHLRSLGLVFSKPEVILLLEQGKEPWMVTDYMTRPWQPGVASRADGVPQQGLLEIESFKREEVKSFQSCGLEDSRGTEDWACRDQFERQPWSQECHLKPVEIPYGSMPAFKPHTSAALLHQSHRTQEKPLERSDCRKAFSQAPPGMQHQKTPAAEKPFECKECGKAFGRASHLVEHQRIHTGEKPYVCKDCGKAFFRSSQLTVHWRTHTGARPYQCRDCGKTFRQHSQLTVHQRIHTGEKPYKCKDCGKGFIYSSEVTRHQRIHSGEKPYECKECGKAFRQHAQLKRHQTVHTVDRPFECKDCGKAFSRGSYLIQHQRIHTGDKPYECKECGKAFIRVSQLTHHQRIHTYEKPYICRECGMAFIRSSQLTEHQRVHPGIKPYECRECGQAFIHGSQLINHYQQVHTD